In the Phyllopteryx taeniolatus isolate TA_2022b chromosome 1, UOR_Ptae_1.2, whole genome shotgun sequence genome, cAGCGCTGCCTTCAGACACGTGACCCGACTTGTGATTTTTGGCTGTATGGTGCCAATGGATTCAACTCAACTCGCCCCACAATAGGCGGCGGTTTGGCAGACAGGTGAACATTTCTTCCGAAAAGACTGGCAgactaaacaaaacagcaaattaCAAATTGTACATTTATTAAAGCACATAGCCtttagtccactagcttaatgcgaGTGCTAACACATGATGGGCAACACGAATGTGACGCTTTacgcaactgatatttgaacacacatggtgcagcaacacgttTCAACATTCAATACAACAGTCGAGTGGAAGGGACCCGGAAACAATGGACTTCAGATTTAAAAGTTTTGACGGAAAAGTCCAAACGCCTCTTTTTAAGCAGACGAGGTCCATTAGTTCCAGAGTTGACCGCAGCTGTTTAACGGTGCAATCATATTTCCCGGTTGTGCCAATGTTGTCGCAGGTATGAAGACTCGGTCCGGTTAACCGAGGGGTCTACGTTGCGCTCATGTTGGCAGGGGTGACGCTTCCGTCGATCAGAATTAGAATTGGAATCAGAATCCAAATCGGAATCGGAATCGGAATCCTCTTTATCGCCAAGtacgtcaaaaacacacaaggaattcgtctccagtagttggaggcgctctagtatgacaatggacagccattttgacaatagatactttgagacataaaaacacacacagtacggAGAATCACTTAGCCTcgagcaatttaatggcaagagggaagacgTTGTTGGAAtatctgctggttttagtttgcatcgttcgatagcgcctacctgagggaaggagccgggaTGTCGAGGTCCCAAGAtcccaagaggattttgcatgggTTTGTCGAcgatttttccggcagtcctgattgtccgttgaaGTGGGAGTCGGTCCTTTTTCCTCTGTGACGGACGAACACAGGCCTGATTCCCTGACCGCCGTGTAGAACTGCCTCCACAGCTCCCgcggcaggccgtgcttcctcagaagccgcaggaactccatcctctgctgggcctttttgaggatggagttggcGTTGGTCTCCAACTTCAAGTCCTGAGAGACCTTGAAGGTTGACACGAGGCGGTTGGACCTATTCCTATCTATGGCTGTTGTTTACTCGAGCGCTCGTTGTGTCTCGTCTCTCCAACGTTCTGTACTGATTTGGGGATTGACTGATTTTGTCAAGCCCTTCTCTACGGCATCCAATCGGAACGAAGGTAGgaagccgtggcccaatggttaagatcatcgcctgccgcCGCGGGGGACCTAGGTTggagaccccgactggaccgtCCGccgacatcccccggactcTTCGGCAAGAcgctgataccctgaaatgctccccgggtgcttcggCTGCCCACTAACaggtgtatgtgttcactgtgaggggtaaaatgcagagaacaaatgtcATGTGcgtgacaataaaggtgattcttcttcttcttctaaaaggAAGTGCGCTAAGCTCGCAGCTCATGAAAATGACCCTTGACTCGCTCTTATCAGTCATCACGGCACTTTGGCGACAATCTCAGCAATGTTTAAAGGTAAGTATAGGAAAACCTTTCAAACCTTTTTTGACATCCATTTACAATAATTGTGTAGCTACTGGGTGTTTTTAAGTCACGAAAAAAATGGCTTCACGGTGTTCACGGGTGACCCTTGCCCCCTATTCGTCCGTTAAATGGAGGTTCCCTCTGTACTTACGGTCATATAGTCCTTCTACTCCGTGAGGAGCTGAGATGAGATTAGAGGAGCTGAGACATTTAcagcaggagtgtcaaactcatatCATAGCTACGGTTTCCCGTTCTGACTGCGAAACCGTAAAAATGGTTCTTCGCCTCACGGAATGGATGAactcgttttgaaatcagaaatcaagggtaatgggtttttcagCTATTGTTCATGTTTGCTAAGGCAGCATCTCAACATGATCATTTATGAGAAACGTGGGTGGGTGCCGATTTGAACGAGGaccatggaagttgacgcactTGATTTGCCTTAGTGGGCCGCATAAGATCAAGCGGCGGGCCGGATcgggcccccgggccttgggCCTACCGTAAAGGAATCCCTAAACAGGTCTGCTGGTCTCAGGGCAGGCAGGAGCACGATGGCCTTTCAATGGATGCAAAAAGGATATGGAATCACATAAATGACATTCCAAATCCTTTTTCTTGAAACGGAACACTTTTGAAAATTCCTGAGACGATGTCGATCAGATAGTCCCGCCGACAACGATAACAATGGTGATGTTGTTTACCTTTAAAGCGCCGATGGATGGCCCCCCCGTATACGTGTGCACGTGGCCTTAGTCTTCGATTACATCTTTTGTTCATGTTTGAAGAAACTACAGGACATTTGCAAGCACGTGGAGGACTTGCAAACTCCGGCCAGATTCGAATGGTCATCcgaagaactgtgaggcgcaaGTGTTAACTGCTATTTGCACCGTGCTGCCCCACCCGGCACAATGAATGCCCCCGTACCCTTCAATTCACGCGCCCCCTACCGGCACCAATGTATGCGTGCAGCAACTCTGTTCCTGTTCCCTTCCAAACTCTTGCCTCGTCATCGACTCTGGCTGCATTTACTCCAGATTTGCCAACTTCGAACTAGTGACCCAAATAACGTGTCCAAAGTTCAAGTAGCGTTTGAGGCCTGAACGCTTGGCCTGGTCTTCCAAGGGATAGGGTTCCCAGCTGGGCGCGCAGTAGGAAGTGGCCAATAACGTTTTCGCATCCCTGTGCCAGCTGCTGCAAAACGACGTGTATTGTTTGATGCAGATGGAGAGCTCCATTCTTCTCTTTTCCATTAAGCTTGTCGGCTATTAATAAGCATATACCGTATTGACCTTTTTTGTCAACAAGAGCGACACCTCCAAAGAACATGCTCGAGGAGGGACAATGGGGAGTTCCCTGGAATGGAAAACAACAGGAGCCTCATCCTGTTGTTGCCTCGTATACTGTGCGTGCGCGCAGCCAAGTACGCGCGCGTCAAGTGTCCCGCTCGGGAGCACAATTTCAAAGACTGAGCGATCATTCGCTTTGGCAAATTCGCACATGAATCGTCAGCGCGAGTAACTTTAGCGAGTCTTTTAGCTCAGGGTTAGGCAGGTTTGCGCTCTTTGCGCTCTTTTCACACGGCCAAGGCAGCAGCAGGTGAGCAGACACACATGAAACAATGCCTCAAAAGAAAGATTGGATTGTTATTGTTCGATTCCACCATGTACAGTGAGGGAGATTATCGTGCCCAGTCCTCTTGTTGAAGGCCACTCGTACGCCACTCGTCGTTCAATGTTTTGCCTCTCATGAATTTCTAATTCACTGTGATACGAAAGTGAGCCCAGGTTCAGTGCGGGCGATGCACTCGCTCGCCGGCACCACCAGGTGGCGCACCTGCTCTTCTCATTGACTTTCGTGGAGGCCCCACAAATCTTGACTTCGTCGTTTCTCTTTCGAGCAAGTTCCATTTTTACTCGATGGCATTTCCTGAATCAAATGTACGCATTTCCTCTACATTTCCAAACGTAAACGTGTACTTTTGCTCCATTACGTGTCCTAAATCAAATGCATGATTTCCCTCCAATACATTTCCGGAATGAAATGTGTTCATTTCCCCGAGCCGTGAAGAAATGCGGCCTGAACTGCGCAACACAGAAACTGCGCAGAAACGAGTCCTGCCTATTGCGATGAGCTCGACTTCTTTTCAGGTCAAGTGCACATCGGTTGAAGAGTAAAACCATGAGCCAGATAATACTGTTCATTAAGGTGAGCCACTCTAAGGTACATTCTACCAGATTTTTCCATGTCAAGCAATGTTATCAATTGGTGTTGATTTCTTTTTCggaacctgtcctgttcagctgcacggccatgcagaatggtggatctggatgctttttttttttgtgtgtgtgtgctttttctctgcttgtttttgttattatttgtatttgttttactatcctgatgtttattgaaaatgcagctggacagaaaaaggttttaggggacagaatGGACTCGGAGAATAGGGGTGTAAACCACAACGGAACAATCGTTAGTGTAGGTATTTGACCACCAGTAATGGTACaaaagtcaaatcgtgttcttatttgtggacggAGGGGGGGGCGGGGCAGGACAGGAggtggaaaatgagcaaggcagtgctactgacgagtggcGCGGTGAAATGCTTTGATAGCGTCTGAACAcgtgtaagaacctgtgagtgcATATCTTCATATAACCTGTGTTTTTGTTACTTGTGCCAACATAAGCAATTCCCtctttattagtgaatgaacaccagaTCACTCGCATGTTAGCGTGGCGCTGAGCCGGAGTCGCTGAGGAAGCgggggccaagccagcgagcccatccCAAAGGGGAACCCAGCCGGGGGGACACAACCCTCTCCCCGGGACCCACCaatcccaaagggaggggcgcGGGCACTGACGCCCAAACCCCCCTACCTCCCACCCGGCGTTCCCCATGAGTCAAGCCGAGAGGAATGTGAACACCCAACATCCGCCCTTTTACTATGGTTACCGGGTCCCCTGACTCGCAACCAGTATTCCTGTACCGTGATGTGTCACGCATTAACATTGGGGGGGGGCCGTGGAGGTGGAGCGAGATGGTCACGGGGCAATGACGGCCCGCGACCATCGCGCCCACCCGGGCCGAAGGATGTGCCGTACTCAAAAATCAGCGGGGGAAAGGCCCGGCAGGTCcgagagcaggccggagtgccggaacacctggccgagtgtcGTCCGCAGCCCGACGCTGCCCTTCCCCCGCTGGCGGGTGCACAGTGATCAATTGGTGTTTCTAATTATTCAATGTGCGTCTTGCGAACAGGTGATCACTCTGTGTTACGCCACCCGAAGCGAGGCAAAAGTTGAAGCGAACTGTGACCAAAATGTTGACCTGCACTGTCCGTGTTATGACGGCACGGATTTCCTGTTGCTGACTTGGTACAAGGTAAGTCGCCCTTTTGGGCTTTCTCGCCAACGTGACATTTGACGCTTTGGATTACAAATGTTGTCGGTGTGCGCAGATGAGTGACCAGGGAAGGCGCTTCGTCATCAGCATCGGTGAAGGCTACGTGGAGAAGGAGAACCTTTCTCAACGGGCCACGTTCGGCAAGGACAAGCGCCTTCATTTGCCTGCCGTGCGGCCCCACGACTCCGGAACGTACAAATGTGTCATCACTGCAAATGTAGGCGGTCGAAACACAATCTGCACGGTCGACCTTTTGGTTCATGGTAAGTCATTAAGTGACGTCTAGATCAGTGTGCCGTGAGGATCGTCGGGTGGGAGGGAAATGATTAtattgtatctttgttcatctatcgatGGCAGTGACAtataatgacaggcagaacatccatccatccattttctgtcgcgcttctcctcacgagggtcgcgggcgtgccgcagcctatcccggctgtcgtcgggcaggaggcggggtacgccccgaactggtcgccagccaatcgcagggcacataggaacaaacaaccattcgcactcacattcgcgcctacgggcaatttcgaggcTCCAACTCATAtatgttttcaatcaacctagcatgcgtgtttttgggatgtgggaggaaagcggagtgcccggggaaaagccacgcaggcacggacggggaggacatgcaaactccacacaggcggggccggggatcgaaccccggtcctcagaactgtgaggctgacgctctaaccggtcggccaccgtgccgcaacagGCAGAACGATTACGTGATGACTTGATGAGTTCTCTTATGAGCACCAGAAAGTGTCttgtccaaaaaatacattcgttttttcttttgcccCAAAAAGGAAAAGTTTCTTGTGAGCACAAGAAAGTTTTACGAGCCCCCGAGAAAGTTTCTCTTTTTGATGTTTATGAGAAAACTAGTgcccacgaaaaaaaaaaagatttctgatGCGCACCTGAAACTTCTCCGCGAACACGAGAACGTTTTCAGAAAGTTTCCTCATAAGCACCAGAAAGAGACGCTTTCTCGTGAACACGAAAAGGGGTCATGAACGCACCAGAAATGTCTCCTCTTTTTGGTGCTTACAACAAACCTCGTACGCTCCTGAAACATGTTTGATTTGAATTGTCCCCATTTCCCTTTAGCGGTCCCGTAACCTTGGATCAATAAAGCTTGGGAAACGCTGGAATGCGTACTATTCGTTATAGAGTGTTGCTTAAATTGATTCCAGGgaactagaaaaaaaatggataaaatgCAAGCTGCATAAAATGTAGCGCAC is a window encoding:
- the LOC133477818 gene encoding uncharacterized protein LOC133477818 isoform X2 encodes the protein MSQIILFIKVITLCYATRSEAKVEANCDQNVDLHCPCYDGTDFLLLTWYKMSDQGRRFVISIGEGYVEKENLSQRATFGKDKRLHLPAVRPHDSGTYKCVITANVGGRNTICTVDLLVHACVTGTPPNVLHSTVPSTVNTSRHEEELPVMWSVLGYLAVALTKVLASCTSIWVIQALCATPSRQANKTGDDL